The Granulicella arctica genome segment CAAGGCAACATACCCCGCCCGGCATTTCTCCGTAGCGGACGGCGTGCGCGTCGTACCCGGTGGCTCCTCCGTGCGCTCTGGAGCCTACGTCTCGAAGGGCGTCGTCATCATGCCGCCCGCCTACGTCAACGTCGGAGCCTATGTCGACGAGGGCACCATGGTCGACTCGCACGCTCTCGTCGGAAGCTGCGCCCAGATCGGCAAACGCGTCCACCTCAGCGCCGCCGCCCAGATCGGTGGCGTCCTCGAGCCGGTGAACGCCTCGCCCGTCATCATCGAAGACGACTGTCTCATCGGCGGCAACACTGGCGTCTACGAGGGAACCATCGTCCGCCGACGTGCCGTTCTGGCTGCCGGAACTGTGCTAACCCGCGGAACTCCGGTCTACGACCTCGTCACCGGTAACGTACTGAAAGCAAACGCAGATACTCCACTCATCATCCCCGAGGGCGCCGTCGTCGTTCCCGGCTCGCGAGCGATCAAAGGCGGCAAGGGCGCGGAGTGGGGCCTCAGCGTAGCGACCCCCGTCATCGTGAAGTACCGCGACGAAAAGACCGAGCTTTCGCTCACTCTCGAAGACCTTTTGCGCTAACCGTTCGTCCTTAACGGTATGCATGTCCTCCCATAAACCCGCGCAGAACGCAGACAGCACACCCGCTCTCTGCGCCCTGCGCGGGTTTTACCTCTCTAGCTGCTAGACTTGGAAGTTGAATGGCACAAGATAAATTACGCATGATTCCGCTGGGAGGCCTTGGCGAGTTCGGTATGAACTGCATGGCGCTCCGCTGGCAAGACGACATTATTGTTATCGACGCTGGTCTGATGTTTCCCGAAGAAGAGCTCCTGGGCGTCGACATCGTCGTTCCGGATATCAGCTACCTCACCGAAAACCGGTCGAAGGTCAAGGCCATCCTCCTCACCCACGGCCACGAAGACCACATCGGCGGCCTCCCGTGGATCCTGTCCGAGCTGAACGTTCCCGTCTACGGAACCGAGTT includes the following:
- a CDS encoding 2,3,4,5-tetrahydropyridine-2,6-dicarboxylate N-succinyltransferase — translated: MSGTLETTIEHWFAQGAAAIGNPEAEASFFELRGALEAGTLRAAEPDASTPLGWRANAWVKRGILLGFRLGTMVEMGSPDGLAFVDKATYPARHFSVADGVRVVPGGSSVRSGAYVSKGVVIMPPAYVNVGAYVDEGTMVDSHALVGSCAQIGKRVHLSAAAQIGGVLEPVNASPVIIEDDCLIGGNTGVYEGTIVRRRAVLAAGTVLTRGTPVYDLVTGNVLKANADTPLIIPEGAVVVPGSRAIKGGKGAEWGLSVATPVIVKYRDEKTELSLTLEDLLR